A single genomic interval of Polaribacter vadi harbors:
- a CDS encoding sensor histidine kinase has protein sequence MKSAEILENEEERLKILDSYKILDTLPEEDYDAIAKIASSICNTPIALISLIDKDRQWFKSNHGLEARETPRELAFCAHSILNPDELFIINDATKDERFHDNPLTTENPHVIFYAGAPLNTSDGLALGTLCVIDNKPNDLNESQQESLKLLANQVVGLLELRKKNEELKSVNNKVTQLNEQLNSFAFRLTHDLKSPISGVNFLLNVLKEDHSKLFKNTEAESYIDLITKRMGYMSTLIDEILEYSKVNTENIIYEDFNLEVILKSILSNIDFDHKIVLNSKNLNIHINSSKIGFVQIFQNLISNSRKFSNKEKVFIEVDFKKDKEFYHFIYRDNGPGIEESYWEKVFDMFETLENSNNENTGIGLATVKSIIERLGGKISLNSRDDGKEGVCFHFCISKKEILEA, from the coding sequence ATGAAGTCTGCAGAAATTCTTGAAAATGAAGAAGAAAGATTAAAAATTTTAGATTCCTATAAAATTTTAGACACCTTACCAGAAGAAGATTATGATGCCATTGCCAAAATAGCTTCTAGCATTTGTAATACTCCAATAGCGTTAATTTCTTTAATTGATAAGGATAGGCAATGGTTTAAATCTAATCATGGTTTAGAAGCTAGAGAAACTCCAAGAGAATTAGCTTTTTGCGCTCATAGTATTTTAAATCCTGATGAATTATTTATTATAAATGATGCAACTAAAGACGAAAGATTTCATGACAATCCTTTAACCACAGAAAATCCTCATGTTATCTTTTATGCAGGAGCACCTTTAAATACTTCAGATGGATTAGCTTTAGGAACACTTTGTGTAATAGATAACAAACCAAATGATCTTAATGAAAGCCAGCAAGAATCTTTAAAACTATTAGCAAATCAAGTTGTTGGTTTGTTAGAATTAAGAAAAAAGAACGAAGAACTTAAGAGTGTAAATAATAAAGTAACGCAATTAAATGAGCAATTAAATAGCTTTGCATTTAGATTAACACACGATTTGAAATCACCTATAAGTGGTGTTAATTTTCTACTAAATGTTCTAAAAGAAGACCATAGTAAATTATTCAAAAATACTGAAGCAGAAAGTTATATTGACTTAATAACCAAAAGAATGGGGTATATGAGTACTTTAATCGATGAAATATTGGAGTATTCAAAAGTAAATACAGAAAATATAATTTATGAAGACTTTAATTTAGAAGTCATTTTAAAAAGTATTTTAAGCAATATAGATTTTGATCACAAAATAGTTTTAAATTCTAAAAACTTAAATATTCATATTAATAGCTCTAAAATAGGGTTTGTACAAATTTTTCAGAATTTAATTTCAAATTCTAGAAAGTTTTCTAATAAAGAAAAAGTTTTTATTGAAGTTGATTTTAAAAAGGACAAAGAGTTTTATCACTTTATTTATAGAGATAATGGTCCAGGAATTGAAGAGTCTTATTGGGAAAAAGTTTTTGATATGTTCGAAACTTTAGAAAATTCAAATAATGAGAATACAGGAATTGGGTTAGCAACCGTAAAATCTATTATAGAAAGATTAGGAGGTAAAATATCTTTAA
- a CDS encoding CDP-alcohol phosphatidyltransferase family protein: MKIKKHIPNLLTLGNLFCGTIAAIFAVESNFTGAALFVVIGILFDFLDGFVARLLKVSGDLGTQLDSLADMVTSGVVPGIVMFKLIQYDLFDSPNSFEDSILDISLIGLILTLGACYRLAKFNLDTRQTDSFIGLPTPAMCLFVISLPLIQEYSEIEFVQNLISNNYFLIGVTLVLTYLMNAELPLFSLKFKDSSFKKNWIIYLFLVISLTLILLINYLSIPIIITLYIVLSIFKNLIPKI, encoded by the coding sequence ATGAAAATTAAAAAACATATTCCTAATTTATTAACGCTTGGAAACCTTTTTTGCGGAACAATTGCTGCCATTTTTGCAGTAGAAAGTAATTTTACTGGAGCAGCTTTATTTGTTGTTATAGGAATTTTATTTGACTTTTTAGATGGTTTTGTAGCACGTTTGTTAAAGGTTTCTGGAGATTTAGGAACACAGTTAGATTCTTTAGCAGATATGGTTACAAGTGGTGTTGTGCCAGGAATTGTAATGTTTAAGTTAATACAATATGATTTATTTGATTCTCCTAATTCTTTTGAAGATTCAATCTTAGACATTTCACTTATTGGATTAATTTTAACTTTAGGAGCTTGTTATAGACTCGCAAAATTTAATTTAGATACGAGACAAACAGACTCTTTTATAGGTTTGCCAACACCAGCAATGTGTTTATTTGTAATTTCTTTACCTTTAATCCAAGAATATTCTGAGATAGAATTTGTTCAGAATTTAATTAGCAATAATTATTTTTTAATTGGGGTAACTTTAGTTTTAACGTATTTAATGAATGCAGAATTGCCATTATTTTCCTTAAAATTTAAAGACTCATCTTTTAAAAAAAACTGGATTATATATTTGTTTTTAGTAATATCGTTAACGTTAATTTTGTTAATTAACTATTTATCTATTCCAATAATTATTACATTGTATATAGTTTTATCTATATTTAAAAATTTAATCCCCAAAATTTAA
- a CDS encoding YheT family hydrolase, giving the protein MPVFTSDFLPTIPFRNGHFNTMYRPLFMKDKATYKRERITTWDHDFIDLDFSFVGSETLVLLIHGLEGSSDSKYIASNTNHLNKKGLDTVCFNLRGCSGEDNLLLTTYHSGKTEDVDFVVQHLLKKYTYKNIVIVGFSLGGNLTLKYLGEKGANISPIIKGGIATSVPIDIASAEVEMEKLKNKLYMEMFFKTMKNKILEKAHKFPEYKLDKDKLFKATKFKHLEYLYSVPVFGFESPEDYWKKASSKPYLSKIKKPTLLINAKDDTFLSRECFPFDEAENSEFFFFEETKFGGHVGFMTSFKPNENRWLEHRISRFIKENIQIDTL; this is encoded by the coding sequence ATGCCTGTTTTTACTTCGGATTTTTTACCAACAATACCTTTTAGAAATGGTCATTTTAACACTATGTACAGACCTCTTTTTATGAAGGACAAAGCTACCTATAAAAGAGAAAGAATTACAACTTGGGATCATGATTTTATAGATTTAGATTTTTCTTTTGTAGGTTCAGAAACCTTGGTTTTATTAATTCATGGCTTAGAAGGTAGTTCAGATTCAAAATACATAGCATCCAACACAAATCACTTAAATAAAAAAGGATTAGATACTGTTTGTTTTAATTTAAGAGGTTGTTCTGGAGAAGATAATTTGCTTTTGACAACGTATCATAGTGGAAAAACGGAGGATGTAGATTTTGTAGTCCAACATCTTTTAAAAAAATATACTTATAAAAATATTGTAATTGTTGGTTTTAGTTTAGGTGGCAATTTAACGTTGAAATATTTAGGTGAAAAAGGAGCTAATATTTCGCCTATTATTAAAGGTGGTATTGCAACTTCTGTACCTATTGATATTGCAAGTGCAGAAGTAGAAATGGAAAAACTAAAAAACAAGTTGTATATGGAAATGTTTTTTAAAACGATGAAAAATAAAATTTTAGAAAAAGCACATAAGTTTCCTGAATATAAACTAGATAAAGATAAGTTGTTTAAAGCAACAAAATTTAAACATTTAGAATACTTATATAGTGTGCCAGTTTTTGGTTTTGAAAGTCCAGAAGATTATTGGAAAAAAGCAAGTTCTAAGCCTTATTTATCTAAAATTAAAAAACCTACTTTATTAATTAATGCAAAAGATGATACATTTTTATCAAGAGAATGTTTTCCTTTTGATGAAGCAGAAAACTCCGAGTTTTTCTTTTTCGAAGAAACAAAATTTGGAGGTCATGTTGGTTTTATGACGTCTTTTAAACCGAATGAAAATAGATGGTTAGAACACAGAATATCACGTTTTATCAAAGAAAATATTCAGATTGATACTTTGTAA
- a CDS encoding PorV/PorQ family protein, translating to MKYKILLFLFIFPFFLNAQAFRNYSNEFLNIGVDAAALGRSKAVVATTNNVNSTYWNPAGLVGIEDYQGSLMYASYFAGIANYNHAAFAMPIDAESALGISVIRFGVDDILNTTELIDSDGNIDFNRISLFSAADYAFNVAYARNLIFKDVKFGVNAKIVRRIIGQFASSWGFGFDAGIQFERNNWKFGLMARDITTTFNSWAINEEEFEKIRDAIPGQNQELPETTEITKPKLQLGVAKDFRVGRYFNLQTEVNLNIRFEQSNDIFSSEFASIDPAVGFELDYDKLVYLRLGVGNFQYITEFDNGKALSVQPNFGVGFNYRGIQIDYALTNIGSVGNALFSNIFSITFDYSFFRP from the coding sequence TTGAAATATAAAATTTTACTTTTTTTATTCATTTTTCCATTCTTTTTAAATGCACAAGCGTTTAGAAATTATTCCAATGAATTTTTAAATATTGGGGTTGATGCTGCTGCTTTAGGAAGAAGTAAAGCTGTTGTTGCAACTACGAATAATGTTAATTCAACTTACTGGAATCCAGCAGGTTTAGTTGGTATAGAAGATTATCAAGGATCTTTAATGTACGCCTCTTATTTTGCAGGTATTGCCAATTATAATCATGCTGCTTTTGCAATGCCAATTGATGCTGAAAGTGCTTTAGGAATCTCTGTAATTCGTTTTGGGGTAGATGATATTTTAAACACTACAGAATTAATTGACAGTGATGGAAATATCGATTTTAATAGAATAAGTCTTTTTTCTGCTGCAGATTACGCTTTTAATGTTGCGTATGCTCGAAATTTAATTTTTAAAGATGTTAAATTTGGGGTAAATGCAAAAATTGTAAGAAGAATTATTGGGCAATTTGCCTCTTCTTGGGGTTTTGGTTTTGATGCAGGTATTCAGTTTGAAAGAAATAATTGGAAATTTGGATTGATGGCTAGAGATATTACTACAACTTTTAATAGTTGGGCAATTAACGAAGAGGAATTTGAGAAAATTAGAGATGCAATTCCTGGACAAAATCAAGAATTGCCAGAAACTACAGAAATTACAAAGCCAAAATTACAATTAGGAGTTGCCAAAGATTTTAGAGTTGGACGTTATTTTAACTTACAAACAGAAGTAAATTTGAACATTCGTTTTGAACAATCTAATGATATTTTTTCATCTGAATTTGCAAGTATAGATCCTGCTGTTGGTTTCGAATTAGATTATGATAAATTGGTTTATTTGCGTTTAGGAGTTGGTAATTTTCAATACATCACAGAATTTGACAATGGAAAAGCCCTTTCTGTACAACCCAATTTTGGAGTTGGTTTTAATTATAGAGGCATTCAAATAGATTATGCTTTAACCAATATTGGTAGTGTTGGCAATGCTTTATTCTCAAATATTTTTTCAATTACATTCGATTATAGTTTTTTTAGACCTTAA